In Penaeus vannamei isolate JL-2024 chromosome 40, ASM4276789v1, whole genome shotgun sequence, the genomic stretch CTCCCTGACAAGAAGCAAGCCACATCACCACACGACTCACAGAGGAGATTGCCAGAACAGAACCGAGACTAAATTCGTGgaaaacataataatatatttacactAGAGTGGAAGCGATATTTTACACCCAGGCAATCTTCGTTGATACTTCGTTGGTCTGtactgcacatacacactcacacactcaagaCGCACAcgaaaaacacatacacgaacaagcacacacacacatatccacacacacaaacacacacataaagattaaaacacctacatacacccatatgcactctctctctctctttctctctctcacacacacacacattcaaacacctacatacacccacacgcacacacatacacacacatacgaccttctcccctcacacacaacccagaccccccccccccccgctacccacccacacacatgttcTTCATTACAAAATAGAAGAATTCTGCTGAGTCACGGCTTacatcacacacataaaaagagcgAATTGGGaatgagaaaatagagagaatgaataagtaaGGATGAAATAACTAATTCTTTACCGAGAGAAATTAAAGGCGGTATGAAATAATTCGAGCGATAAatctatagaaagagagaaaggaagaaaaactggaaaagaaaaggaaaagaatatatactgtgtacatatgcatatatatatatatatatgaaaaggagaggaagtgagagagagaaaaaaaaatacaaccaaaaaGTCACATTtcaagacaaatagaaaaaaaggaaagataagaacaGGATAACTGAACAAAGATATAAATTTTTGTCCAATGTAGTTGAGAAATCAGATTACAGTCAGATAAGATTCAACGACTTGAGAGAGAGACATGGTGCAAAATGTTAGGCTGAGGCCAAGGAAGGTTAAATTAAttcacgtgttttttttatttattttttattttttaatttttttttttaatctccatcgctcttattttttccctctctttctctcaccttttctctttctttctctctcaccccctctctatctctctctctctctatctatctattttatctcccccccacctctctctccctttcttttccctctctctctctctctctttctttctctttctcgcccccccccctctctctctctctttctctctctctctctctctctctctctctctctctctctctctctctctctctctctctctctctctctctctctctccttctttctcccccccccctcccgcactctctctctatctctatctatctctatctatctatctatctctttcactcactcacaccctatctctctctccaaagaTGAATATGTGAAGTtaaattttctttgattttacacTACTTTTTAAGGACAGGTTTTCCCCAGGTACCATTTTATTGATtagtgtttcatatatatactttttgttaaTTGTAATCTATTTTTAGACAGTGATGTATATCCTTTTTTTCCTGATTTGAATTCATTTTATGTATCTCTTTAAGAACAGGTTATTACTagatgttattttctttgttctttgtatatattttttatcagtggcacacagacacacacacacacgcacacatatgtatatatatacatacatacatacatatatatattgtatatatatatatatacatacatatatatatatatatatatatatatatatatatatatatatatatatatttatattcatttaattaattatttatttatttatacacatacacacagacacacacacacacacacacacacacacacacacacacacacacacacacacacgcatacacacacacacacacacacaatatatatatatatatatatatatatatatatatatatatatatatatatatatatatatatatgtgtgtgtgtgtgtgtgtgtgtgtgtgtgtgtgtgtgtgtattctttttttctcttttctgtttcctttctaaGAACAGGTTGTAAGCAGTTaccattttcttttgttctctgtatttctttcatatccgtattttctattcatttcttatttgttactgtatgttttgtgtatcttttcgtttttgtgtaATAAAGTCCATATCTGTGGAACagtctctctacatctatctacttatacattgttattgttgttattttcagtgttattatgaatattgacattatcattcttattagacatatgcgtatatatatatatatatatatatatatatatatatatatatatatatatatatatatatatatatatatatatatatatatatatatatatatatatatatatatatatatatgtttatatatgtctttatttatatttccatttttaaCGTAGGGCTAGGTAAATAGACATGctctatatatatcatcaaaattTATTTCGTATTACAAATTACataatctttcattattttcttgtgtgtatatatgcagatatgcatgcgtgtatgcatttgtctgtgtaaatacacatatatacatatatgtgtgtatatagttatatatatttgcttgtatCTATTTCATAATacttaaaaaacaaaacgaatTGAAACTCACATAAAACTAAAGATTCGTGCAAGAAAGCACAAGGCAACAATAATCCTAAAATTACTCTTAAAATAGCTTGGAAATCTCACGCTTGAGGCATCTTCTAACAACCTCTGATGACTTTACAAGGAAAGAGGCATTACTTACTGGTCCCTTTTAAAGCCAGGAAAAGTCTTCAGACCCCGTGCAATCTTGGAAACACACAGGTGAAACCTTGGTCCGTTATCAAATGATCATTcatatgttttatcttttatctgtgcTCTTTGTTCGTTTGTGGAAAAAGGTTTGATTTcgacaaagcagagagagaaggtaatACGCTATGATTGACGTTATCACAAAATGGTGTGTGAGATTACATATTCGAATGAAAGAGGGCATTCATACTCGCAAACCATGTAAACAAATTCCTGCAATTACGTTCATGTAAAATTATGCATCAATTTACTTACATACGCATAGTCACAGTCAAACTTTGGTCAAAGGTTTGGAATCTCACTTTGAACATCTACATTATTAAATGTATTGGCTGCGGCAattgtataaatgagaatgaatttcttcacagtacaagagacgAGTTTaaattcatctcttgtattgtgaagatattattattttttttttttttacattcatattATGAAAACATTTTTGAAGTTTCATTCATAAGGAgcgtttcgaagcttcatttacAAGGAGTTTCGAAGCTTCTTTAACGTGTTTCGGTTTCATTCCTCGTACTTCTGTGATTAGACATTGACAAAAAGACGGACAAAAGCAGCACCGTGACGTTTCATTCCGCCCACCATCCCTCACATTTCACATGTGATGGGCGTGTTCGTGggcgttggaggggggaggggagggtgccgaGTGGGGGGCCGAATAGGGGTTGCTCTCAGTTGGGTCTTCGACCTGGGTATCGTTGGGTGTCTGCTTCCGAAAGCGATGCCAGAGGACGAGGACTGCCACGACCAGGACAGCTGAGACGCCGCCTTGGACCACGAAGTTGATCTGGAAAGAGAAGGCAACTGTGCGGATAAGAGAGTCCAGGGGGTTGCAgcgctagtgtgtgtgtggtcatgtcAACAAGAGTTAGATCCTTAGCTCGCCGACTGACCTGCGGGAAGCTTTCGACGAAGGCGTTGTAGAGCAGCGTGAAGATCGAGCGGTCGACGGTGAGCCAGGCCGCCTCCAGCAGGCCGTTGAGCGCCAGCACGCGGCCGGCCTCGCCCTTGGCCGCCAGCACCGTGAGGAGGGTGCGCAGCGCCGGCTCGATGGCAGCCTCAAACGACCCCAGCAGCGACGCCACCACCGTCAGCCACCACTGCGCCGGCCCGAGCACGAAGGCCAGCGCGCCCGACCACAGCCCGATGGACACGAGGCCCACCGCCGCCACCAGCGCGTCGTGGAGGCGCAGCCGCGCGGCCAAGGTCACCAGGAGCACCATGCCGGCCTGGTGCGCCAGGGACTCCACGCTCGTCCACGTCGAGAACTCGGGCACGCCCCAGCGCAGCACGCGCCGCGCCCACAGGTACATCTGGTGGCCCTGGGTGAAGAACACCAGCAGCTTAATAGCCAGGACCCCCAGTAGGAGCTGCCGGCCGCGCCCCGGACGCCGCTGGAACGCCGTGCGCAACAGCGACACGACGTGGCGAAAGGCGCCGCAGCGCGCGTCGCGGACCTCCTGCGGTGCCGACTCCTGCGCGGAGGGCACGCTCTCGCGCACGAGGAGCAGCACGTAGAAGAAGCAGACTACCCAGATGGCGGCCGAGACGGCGAAGACGACGCCGTAGCCGGCGACGGGGAAGAGCCAGCCGCCCATGAGCCGGCCGAGGGGCCCCCCCAGGTACCAGATGGCGTCCAGCACCCCCAGCCGCTTCGTGCGGTTCTCCGGCGTCGTGATGTCGGCCACGTAGCTGTAGACGGCCATGTTGAACACCACCCACGAGCCCGTGGCGTCCACGGCGAAGGTGGCCACGTACAGCACCTCCACGGGCCACGACGTGTTGATGGCCGTCAGGAGGTAGATGAGGGAGCAGGCCACGAAGCCGGCCAGCACGGCCAGCATGGGCGGCTTCCTCCCGTACTGGTCGCTGAGGGAACCCATGAAGAGAACCACCGCCAGCGGAAGCAGGCTGTCCAGCAGGTTCTGGTTGTAGTTGAACACGTTCTGGAACCGCTGCACGTCCACCTGCGGGAGACGGAGGCTgctgagggagaggcagagggaaggaggggcgggaacACAAGGTGGATGGGAACGAGGATAGGagaaaagtgcgtgtgtgtgagagggaaggacagatggaaggagggagggaggagagaagagaagaggacaagagaggagaggaaatcatAGAGattagaagataagagaaagatatagataaaaatgagagaaagaaagagaaagcgtgtgtgtgtgggagagagggagagggggagagagagagagagagaaagcattttttttgtctattatttAATTTCATAATATTCTTCTTTGACTAAGAATAGCAAATGGAGATTTCCGCCCCTCAGCAGTAAAACACGCGTGCACAAAAAATACCAGAAAAATgtaacctaatatatatatatatatatatatatatatatatatatatatatatatatatatatatatatatatttatatatataatatatatataacatataaataatatatttatattataaatataatatatatatatatatatatatatatatatatatatatatatataaatatatatatatatatatatatatatatatatatattatatttatatatatatatatatatataaatatatttatacacacacacacacacacacacacacacacacacacacacacacacacacatacatacatacatacacacacacacacacacacacacacacacacacacacacacacacacacacacacacacacacacacacacacacatatatatatatatatatatatatataatacatatatatatatatatatatatatatatatatatatatgtatatatgtatatatatatatttatatatatatatatatatatatatatatatatatatatatatatacatatgtatatacatatgtatatacatatgtatatacgtatgtatatatatatatatatatatatatatatatatatatatatatatatatatacatatatatatatatatgtatatatatatgtatatatgtatatatatacatacacacatacatacatatatatatatatatatatatatatatatatatatatatatatatatacatatatacacacacacacacacacacacacacacatacatacatatatgcacactcactcataaacacacactttccaaacaagcacacacacacacacacacacgcacgcacgcacgcacgcacgcacgcacgcacacacacacacacacacacacacacacacacacacacacacacacacacacacacatagctgtgtgtgtgtatgtgcctatgcgTATACGTATGCGTACCTACCTATACGTATGCCTATCTATATAATTCCCAAAACATACATGCgtacctacaaacaaacaaacaaacaaacacgacctCCGCAGCGCagcaacagccccccccccctcccccgctcaccTGCACGTCCGTGTGGTTGCCGTCGTCCATCCGCTGGCAATCTTCTCGACTGAAATTGAGATTGACGCGGCAGACTCGGTCGATCTCCAGCGTGTCGGCGACCACCCCGTAGTTGCCCTCCGCGACCATCTTGAGGAAAAGCATGGGCTCGAGGGTGACGTTCCTCAGCATCTGTTTGCggttggggggagaagagggagaattattgggggggggtagatggggggggggggggggaaggaagggagagggggcgttctatttattattgttgaggagggggaggggggtagctgggggcgttctattattattgttactattgtcattgttattattttcgttatcatctttatatttttattattatatcattattgtcattattattattattattattattattattatcgttattattattctcgttatcatctttatatttttattattatatcattatcattattattatcatcagtattatcattactattatcactattatcatcattattattatcatcattaatattaatacttttattgttattatcattattattattattatcataatattaatactttcattgttatcatcaatattattattgttgttgctattctcctaaatatgtataaatatgtatatgtatatatatatatatgtatatatgtatatatatatgtatatatgtatatatatatacatatatatatatgtatatatgtatatatatatacatatatatataaatatatatatatatatatatatatatatatatatatatatatgtatgtatgtatatatatatgtatatatatatgtatatatgtatatatgtatgtatatatatacatacatatatatatatatacatatatacatatatacatatatatatatatatatatatatatatatatatacacatatatatatgtatatatatatatatatatatatatatatatatatatatatatatatacatatgtatatatatgtatatatatatgtatatatatgtatatgtatatatatatatatgtatatatatgtatatatatacatatatgtaaatatatatatgtatatatataaatatataaatatatatatatgtatatatatatgtatatatatatgtatatatatatatatgtatatatatatataaatatatatatatattgtgtatatatgtatatatatatatatatatatatatatatgtatatatatatatatatacatatatatatatatacatatatatatatataatatatatatatatttatatattatatatatatatacatatatatatatatatatatatatatatatatatatatatatacacacacatacacacacacacaaacacacacatacacacacacacacacagacacacacacacacacacacacacacacacacacacacacacacacacacacatatatatatatatatatatatatacatatatacatatgtatatatatgtatgtatatacatatatatacatatatacacatatatatacatacatatatacatatatatacgtacatatatatatacacacacacacacacacacacacacacacacacacacactcacacacacacacacacatatatatatatatatatatatatatatatatatatatatatatatatatatatatatatatatac encodes the following:
- the LOC113802813 gene encoding probable peptidoglycan muropeptide transporter SLC46 isoform X1, whose protein sequence is MCGEGEMDEFPGQSSSVVPSVSSAEPLLTEEKAMAKEPKEAAAGAGAACGGRGVKAEQVHDVTFTQTGFVSSCVGGVRKMLRNVTLEPMLFLKMVAEGNYGVVADTLEIDRVCRVNLNFSREDCQRMDDGNHTDVQVDVQRFQNVFNYNQNLLDSLLPLAVVLFMGSLSDQYGRKPPMLAVLAGFVACSLIYLLTAINTSWPVEVLYVATFAVDATGSWVVFNMAVYSYVADITTPENRTKRLGVLDAIWYLGGPLGRLMGGWLFPVAGYGVVFAVSAAIWVVCFFYVLLLVRESVPSAQESAPQEVRDARCGAFRHVVSLLRTAFQRRPGRGRQLLLGVLAIKLLVFFTQGHQMYLWARRVLRWGVPEFSTWTSVESLAHQAGMVLLVTLAARLRLHDALVAAVGLVSIGLWSGALAFVLGPAQWWLTVVASLLGSFEAAIEPALRTLLTVLAAKGEAGRVLALNGLLEAAWLTVDRSIFTLLYNAFVESFPQINFVVQGGVSAVLVVAVLVLWHRFRKQTPNDTQVEDPTESNPYSAPHSAPSPPPSNAHEHAHHM
- the LOC113802813 gene encoding probable peptidoglycan muropeptide transporter SLC46 isoform X2, whose amino-acid sequence is MKIKHRISSLESDEAEPLLTEEKAMAKEPKEAAAGAGAACGGRGVKAEQVHDVTFTQTGFVSSCVGGVRKMLRNVTLEPMLFLKMVAEGNYGVVADTLEIDRVCRVNLNFSREDCQRMDDGNHTDVQVDVQRFQNVFNYNQNLLDSLLPLAVVLFMGSLSDQYGRKPPMLAVLAGFVACSLIYLLTAINTSWPVEVLYVATFAVDATGSWVVFNMAVYSYVADITTPENRTKRLGVLDAIWYLGGPLGRLMGGWLFPVAGYGVVFAVSAAIWVVCFFYVLLLVRESVPSAQESAPQEVRDARCGAFRHVVSLLRTAFQRRPGRGRQLLLGVLAIKLLVFFTQGHQMYLWARRVLRWGVPEFSTWTSVESLAHQAGMVLLVTLAARLRLHDALVAAVGLVSIGLWSGALAFVLGPAQWWLTVVASLLGSFEAAIEPALRTLLTVLAAKGEAGRVLALNGLLEAAWLTVDRSIFTLLYNAFVESFPQINFVVQGGVSAVLVVAVLVLWHRFRKQTPNDTQVEDPTESNPYSAPHSAPSPPPSNAHEHAHHM
- the LOC113802813 gene encoding probable peptidoglycan muropeptide transporter SLC46 isoform X3; this translates as MAKEPKEAAAGAGAACGGRGVKAEQVHDVTFTQTGFVSSCVGGVRKMLRNVTLEPMLFLKMVAEGNYGVVADTLEIDRVCRVNLNFSREDCQRMDDGNHTDVQVDVQRFQNVFNYNQNLLDSLLPLAVVLFMGSLSDQYGRKPPMLAVLAGFVACSLIYLLTAINTSWPVEVLYVATFAVDATGSWVVFNMAVYSYVADITTPENRTKRLGVLDAIWYLGGPLGRLMGGWLFPVAGYGVVFAVSAAIWVVCFFYVLLLVRESVPSAQESAPQEVRDARCGAFRHVVSLLRTAFQRRPGRGRQLLLGVLAIKLLVFFTQGHQMYLWARRVLRWGVPEFSTWTSVESLAHQAGMVLLVTLAARLRLHDALVAAVGLVSIGLWSGALAFVLGPAQWWLTVVASLLGSFEAAIEPALRTLLTVLAAKGEAGRVLALNGLLEAAWLTVDRSIFTLLYNAFVESFPQINFVVQGGVSAVLVVAVLVLWHRFRKQTPNDTQVEDPTESNPYSAPHSAPSPPPSNAHEHAHHM